AACATTTTAAATTCAACCCCCGTAATAGTAAATTTAATATCTAATTATTACGGCTTaatccaattcatccaattccacCGCATAATGTAAATATCATTGTATAAGAAAAATACTAGCCTATAATATTTGTCTAAAAGTTTGAACCTTATTTTGCATGAATAAATTGATATAGTAGTAGTACACTACACTCTAAAAGCTAACTGATGTTCTGGAAAGAAGCAAAGGATAGTTTTCTTAGAGGACAAGGCACTTGGTAGCCTTCCTCAACTAAAACTTtgtctttttagttttatttttctcgatctttttttctctttctaaaaAAGAATGAGTTAATTAAACGCGTATGTTGCTATATGATCCCACTATAATCTCAGTTAATTACAGAAGGACAATGAAGGTTATCAGTCACAAATAATCGCAGTGGAGGTGGAgacttttttgtttatttcttgGAATATATGCTCATAAAGTGTGGAAAAAGCTGAGAGTTCTCAAGAAAGTAAGAGGTAGAGACCCCTTTGTAATGTTTGGTGTACCTTTTTAAGAAAATATCAGTGACCTCCTAGGTCGTAAGTGTAATCAGAATCCGACTTAAAATTGGGTATCGGTGATGGTAGGGTTTTGTAGCTCAGGTGTTTAACAATATTCATTTTTGAATTCGAGCTAGGGCATCTGCTCAATTTCTCCTTCTAATATGTTTGTGTACATCAAAATAAATGAGAGTTTGGTGATGCGTGAGATGTTTTAAGGCATATGGTATCTAATTAAAATCTGATTAGTTATTGCATCCGATGACATGAGAGGGTTGTCTTTTGAGCTGGTTTAAAGAGAGAGCATTTCGCCAACATATTCTGGTAAATGTGAAAAGACGAAAGTGATGGATCAAAAGATCGTTATAAAatgcagaagaaaaaaaaaggttgcctCAGCCTTTTGCCATACCAACTGATATGATCCACGTATATGGGAATCTACTTTTAAATCCACTGATCGTGGATTATATAACAGTCATAAGAGCATGGATGAAGCTACCTTTTTTCTCATCGTTTAGAACTGGGAAATCCTTCCAGGGACCCCATTACAACATTCCCCTTGATCCACGATTGGTAAATTAGAACCCCACATGCCCATTTTCTAGCCCGTTTGTACCTTTATTTGATATGTAGGTTCTTAAATTTTAGTTACTTTCAAATAGCAGACGTGGGTTAGACCAGTTGACTAGGGCACTTTGTATGTTCGATTCACTCTTTCCGTAAATTAGAGTAGCTAGTTTGGAATATCTTTTGTAGccgaatataaaatattttcttaCGTTCTGGACAAAGTTTGAGTACTAAACTTAAGAAAGAAGTAAAATTGTTCCTTTTAGATTATGATGATAAGAGACAAAATTATGAACCATTTTCAAATGCCGAGTTGGTTTTGATAATTAGTAACGATGGATGGCCATATCTAAGTATATGGATTGATGGGGACATCTGACTTTGGTTTAGAATTTGAGTCTAAATATTGTGTCAATTTAGATTGTTTAAGCATCAGAAAAAATGACTGAGCTTTCCCATAAACATAGCAGAAAATAAGGtaaacaaagagaaaaaaatggctAGACAATCTCTCTACTGACTACTGTTGTCATTTTTAGAGCAGAAGCAATGCAGCAGCGGAGATCTGGAACAAAAAGTATCGCAAATGAAACCAATGTTGTTGAGCTCCGATATCCTGTAAGAAATGTACATAAAGAAACCAATGAGATAGAGGAAGAACTTACAACAATATACGAATTCAGATAACAAAAAACAATTTGATGTATTAACAAAAACATAGCATTCCGTGTGGAGCGACTTATGGTAAATGGGGAGGTAAGAAAACTTGTACCTTTAGAAGTTCTATAACAATCCAATTCATCAAACTCAAGCAGAAAACAGTCTAAAACTCAAAATGCAACTCCACAAATCAATTCAAAAACAACCACCTAGGGGAAAATCAAAAGTAGAAATTTACCAATTAGAAGGAACAAGACCAAGAACAAGTGACCAAACTGAACAAAGAACCAGAAGCTTCCCATGTTCAACATGCGACGAAGATTCGATCTTAGGACCAAACAAAGAGGAAATCCGACAAGTACGAACACTTGTTGAATGCAGTGCTTCTTCTTCCTGGGGGGTTCCATGAGAGACATTTATAAGTGATGCCCTTTTGCTGTTTTTCTCTGACGTCCAGGTTTTGCGGGTGTTTTGTGAGGAGCAGAGAGAGTTAAGGTATTGAGCGTTTTGGCGGTTTCGTTGTCGACTCTTGCTCTAGTCGGtcaatttcttttcctttttttacccACTTTGGACTTTTACTGTTGTTTGCGTGGAATTTACTTTTACTACTTTCTACTTACAATTTGCCAATTGGAGGACGCCATTTGTAAGGTATTATTTCAAAATAGTAACTTTTATAAAAAGGGAAAAGCGATTGTGGGTGTTATTTCACGTCAAACACTATTGTCGTATTAAAAAGTTAGATTTTATGTTTCTTTCTTACTTATCACTTATCACGTGATTTGTTTTGATAAAATCATAAATTTTAGGAGTATATCATCTCGTGATGCTTTGACGAAAACTTATTCAGGAATATATCTATCATACTTTCCCCAAAAAATGAAATATGTCAATCGTGTTCCCTCTCCACTTCTCGAGCAAGCAGTCACTTTAACAATGCTAAcattttgcaaactaaatgtaGCCAAGTTGGTTAAGGCAATATAATTTATGTTACACATCAAGGTCCGAATCTCTTATCCGCTAATAAACaggttttattttgtaaattgTCCATGCATATTACAAAAATACCATTAAGCACTAGGGAAGAAAATGACTGGATATCAGATGGACAGAATCCTGCAACCTTAtcctcaaaagttctaacaTGTCAATTCAATACCTCTGAATttttccacaaaaaaaaaaaaaacaccagaaaaaataaggtaaaaaaaaaaaaaaaaaccaatcaaAGAAAATGGCCACAGCCATTCTCTCCACTGCAAAATCCTTCCTCCCTTCATCTTCTGCTACTCCTCCTTCTTCACTGACAACAACACCAAAACTAATTCATGTCCAAAAAACAAGTACAAGGAGAGGATTGACTTTTTGTCAGGCACTGAGTGAAGAGCCGCAATCACCTGCTCCAATCCTCACTAAAAGAAGCCTGTCCATCTGCTTTCTCACCAGCTTCGCCTTCTCATTGGTTGGCAAAGATTTCAGCAGTTCTAAAGCAGCAATTCTGGAAGCTGATGATGACGAGGAACTGTTGGAGAAGGTTAAGAAGGACAGGAAGAAGAGGCTTGAAAGGCAAGGAGTTCTCAGCTCATCAAAGAAAGAAACAGGTTTTGTTTTAATTCACTTCAAGATCCCATATAAAATGCTTAATTTTCTCTTGATGTTTAAAATTCAACAAAATATAATTCCTAGTgatagtttatatatatatttgtgctgATGTGAAAAAATATCCCCGTCGGGTAATAAGGAGTTGGGTCACTCTTCGTATTGATGATTAGTTCTGGTGTCAAACTTTCACTTTTCTCGTAGTATCAGAACAGGTTGACTGTGTGAAGAGTCCAAAGACCAATGGCTATATGTGCTACACATTACCCGATAAGTATTGTCCATGTTCTGTAATTTAGGCTTAAGGCTTTAGCTTGAAGGCTTGGAAGTTCATATTTTGTGCCATGGGAAGCTGCATTCTACCTGATTTTGGTCAAGTCTCGAGACtgttttcctttcattttttgaaGTATTGAAAACTCAAACTGGAGAGCATGCACCTTCTATATCAACATCGTGTAGTTCTCGACGAAAAAATGCTCTTTGCACCGAACACGAAACTAGTTTTCCATCAGATGGTTGTTCCctagttaaatttcttttaatatCTCAACATAAACCAAATCAGTGTGTAATTCTCTTGTTCTATGAAAAAACGTTTTGTTGGCATGCTAGAAACTTACAACAATAGTATCATCTGTTGCAGGATATCTGCAGGAACTGGTGTACAGGCTGAGCAAAGCAGGCCAAGCCATTGACAGTAACGATTTGCCTGCAGCCAGTTCGGTTCTTGGGGGCAGCACTGACACAGATTGGGTTCAGAAGGCGAATATCGCTTTGAATAAGGTCATCCCTCATCCTGGTTTACAAGAACAGCACGAAAAAACTCCGATAATGAAAACTGAAAGCATTGCTCTACCCTCATTCGTTGTGTATTGTTTTTGAATTTTACATTGTGCTTAGTCTCGGTTTCTTGAACAGTCATAGCATCTGCTAGTTGTTATGTTGGCATTCATTGCATAGCTTTCCAACTGTTTTTCGTGTACCTTCTCAACAGCTAAGCTCTAGCCCTGAAGAGAAGACTGAGGTGGATACATTCAACTCCTCACTAGCTTCATTGATATTATCAGGTGAGTTACTCCATCACTAGAAATTATTCAATGAGATTGcattcaacatcaatgcctcaCTTATATTACAGAAAATCATCAGTTATCCGACTGGAAAATCTTCGGTTTAACATACTTTTTCGTGGGTCAATCTTGTTTTGCAGTAACCCGGAACGATGTGGAGTCCTCCAAGCTTGCTTTTGTGTCTTCTGCAAGTGCAATTGAGAAATGGACGACATTAACAGGGCTCATTGGCCAGCTTAAGGGACTTTAACCACACAGAAGACCGCTCATTTGATCACTTCGTTTCGTTTTTTTATGAGAGCAAGACTATTAATTCCAATATTTCTATCAATCAGTAATACAAAAAAGGAGTTCAACAGTCTCCATTGAGTTCCGGCTACAGCAGTTTTCGCTAAAACTACGACTTCCGATTTCATTGTTCTTTGTACattgaattgaaacaatgaTACTTTTTTCATATATTTGCCAATCTGCACAACTCAATCAGCTATGGATGTTTCAGCATTTTACGATCCCAAAACTCAAATCTTTGTTCATCCAAAAAAACACGGACTTAACCAGACCTGTGGAAATCAACAACTAGATCGAGCGAAAGACAAAGTTCTCACTACAATAGTACAGAGCTGCACAATATTAAAATTACATCACCAGTATTTTACAACAGAATGTTACAGAGGTCACTGCCACCTACATTCTCTCTAGTACACAACAAAAGGAGGGTACATTTTATACGTCTAAACTACCGATCCTATGGACGGAGGCTTCAATGAACAATCAAAGATCTAAAATTAACAACACTGAAACTAATgagttttcccagaaatgtgcAAGGGTCAGAATGACGGAAGAGACACGGGGTTTGGATGAATCATCAAGGTTCGACCTTTGTAGCCTCATTGCCGGGGCAGCCATTCTCAGTCACTTCTTCAACCTTCTTCCCGCTTCATGAACACCTGAACTAATATGTTCCTCACCATTCCCTTTCGCTGTTGCTTTCTCCATATTTTCTACTTCGGTCTCTTTGCcatgtttctttttttcctctccttctccttcatGTTTGTCATCATCAGCAATAGCAATGCCGGGTTTGCCCTGATCCCCTGCCACTTCCTTTTTCCCTGCCTCAACAGGTGGTTGCTCGaccatttcttcttttttcccttCAACCTCCTTCCCATCAACAGATGCTTTTGAATCTCCCGGAGCTGCAGCATCGCCAGGTACATTAACTTCTTGTTGAACTTTGGCTTGTTCAGGAGGAGCTGGTGCTTTTTCCTCATCTTGGTTTTCCTTCACGTCAACCTTTTCCATCTCAGTATCTGCATCCTTCTCAGCTTTTTCAGCATCTTGCACATCACTAATTTTTGTCTCCTCAGCTCCTTCAGGAGCagcttccttttctttgtcctccttCTTTGCCGAAGTTGATTTTCTGCTTCGCTTCTTTGGGGGCTCACTTTCTATTGGCGGCAGAGTTGCTTTGGCCTTCTCACTAATCCTTGCTGACCGCCTTGGTGTCTCACCAGTGCCCCAATCAAATTCTGATGCCACAGGACCACCGGGGTGTGCTTTCAGGTACTGTTCCAACTGTCTTTTGCTGGTGATCTCTTCTCCCGTTGGGGCTGTAAAcacaatctcatttttcttagGAGTTCCACTTTGCTTGGGCAGAAACTGCATGTTACACAGACCAAACTCAGCGTGTTAAGTTGACtcaataaaatagaaaaaatacaTAACAATATAATATgcattgtatgaaaaacattcgAAAAAGGTGCTGTGAGACGACTTATGCGAAAatggaataagaaataaactaTTGCACCGTGGTAGGCAGATATTGAAATTGCACTTGAGAGACAAAGGACAGTGACCATGCACCTTATGAAATCAACCAGCACGGAGACCTAAAAGTTCATTGGCATAGTGCACAAAAGATTTTAAGTAAAGCAACTCGCGAAAGTTACGAAGGCTCATAATGGAATCAGCTAGAGCTCTAACTAGCGGGTACACTTAGAAGGCCAAATATTAAAAGTTACTtccttttctttgtattttggaATATTCCGTTGTCAGTTATGTGCTCATTTGCCAAATCAATTATATGGTAAAAAATTGAACGTCTTTTGGTCAACACGATTTCCATAATTGCAAACAACCAATATTCCTATTACTCAATCAGTTTAAATCCAACTACACATAGAACTAATCCGTTTGAGTTTCTTGTTAGGCGGAAGCCAATCAATCCCGGAAAAAGAGTCATTTCCATTTTATATAGGCAATATCATGTTCACCTAACATCTTAATCGTTTGGTCATACCAAAAAGAATTCGagtaattaaaaataacaaagatAAATTCGAAAGGCATTTGAAACAAATCAGCAATATATTGAATAGCAGAATCTCCTCAAATGAAACCACAGAGATTGTAATTGCCTCCACTTTTCAAAACCCTCAATTCTAAACTGCATTCCTccatgaaaatttgaaaattctcaTACA
This is a stretch of genomic DNA from Malus domestica chromosome 02, GDT2T_hap1. It encodes these proteins:
- the LOC103426587 gene encoding thylakoid lumenal 16.5 kDa protein, chloroplastic-like: MATAILSTAKSFLPSSSATPPSSLTTTPKLIHVQKTSTRRGLTFCQALSEEPQSPAPILTKRSLSICFLTSFAFSLVGKDFSSSKAAILEADDDEELLEKVKKDRKKRLERQGVLSSSKKETGYLQELVYRLSKAGQAIDSNDLPAASSVLGGSTDTDWVQKANIALNKLSSSPEEKTEVDTFNSSLASLILSVTRNDVESSKLAFVSSASAIEKWTTLTGLIGQLKGL
- the LOC103448001 gene encoding methyl-CpG-binding domain-containing protein 11-like, which produces MASSVEKEGGKEEVVSLELPAPSGWVKKFLPKQSGTPKKNEIVFTAPTGEEITSKRQLEQYLKAHPGGPVASEFDWGTGETPRRSARISEKAKATLPPIESEPPKKRSRKSTSAKKEDKEKEAAPEGAEETKISDVQDAEKAEKDADTEMEKVDVKENQDEEKAPAPPEQAKVQQEVNVPGDAAAPGDSKASVDGKEVEGKKEEMVEQPPVEAGKKEVAGDQGKPGIAIADDDKHEGEGEEKKKHGKETEVENMEKATAKGNGEEHISSGVHEAGRRLKK